One genomic region from Campylobacter concisus encodes:
- a CDS encoding GatB/YqeY domain-containing protein, whose amino-acid sequence MSIRGQILADIKEAMKAKDEFKRDTLRTLNAALKQVEVDQRIEMTDEVVLPLLQREIKKRADSVELYIKGAREDLAKKEQGEIELIKTYLPAQLSDEELKAKIETIIQKTGKNLGAVMKMAKDEIGASAEAKRISMIAKELLA is encoded by the coding sequence ATGAGCATAAGAGGGCAAATTTTAGCTGACATAAAAGAGGCTATGAAGGCAAAAGATGAGTTTAAAAGAGATACTTTAAGAACGCTAAATGCAGCACTTAAGCAAGTTGAAGTCGATCAAAGGATTGAAATGACTGATGAAGTGGTACTTCCGCTACTTCAAAGGGAGATCAAAAAGAGGGCTGACTCGGTTGAACTTTATATAAAAGGTGCTAGAGAGGATTTGGCTAAAAAAGAGCAGGGTGAGATTGAGCTGATTAAGACATATTTACCAGCGCAACTAAGCGATGAGGAGCTAAAGGCAAAGATCGAGACTATCATCCAAAAAACTGGTAAAAACCTTGGTGCTGTGATGAAAATGGCAAAAGATGAAATCGGAGCGAGTGCTGAGGCAAAACGCATAAGCATGATCGCAAAAGAGCTTTTGGCTTAA
- a CDS encoding disulfide bond formation protein DsbA — protein sequence MVIAIDLGSNTFRVALVKKEQNGFSNEQIYEKIVGAARRLNESGKIADESKNRLFKAIAEAKNKFDFDKFTCIAVATEAFRVASNSEEIFSEIREKFGINFHIISGKVEAKLTFLGVQNAFKKLGINENFSVIDIGGASSEIGEDGNFMSFKFGIITFFEKFKTLDLMQENAKFYTKDAREFLNSLKNKFIVLTSGVPTTIAALRLGLNYENYDPKKVSGFELKNDDLAWFVNELLKMDDKSADVVVGRSRKYPLIAGTLLLKELLIGQKAKFIVIDDGLREGVGVTYLQGKFQEIITNF from the coding sequence TTGGTTATAGCGATCGATCTTGGCTCAAACACATTTCGCGTAGCGCTTGTCAAAAAAGAGCAAAATGGTTTTAGTAATGAGCAAATTTATGAAAAGATAGTAGGAGCTGCTAGAAGGCTAAATGAAAGTGGCAAGATAGCAGATGAGTCCAAAAATAGGCTCTTTAAGGCGATAGCAGAGGCTAAAAATAAATTTGATTTTGATAAATTTACATGCATAGCAGTCGCGACTGAGGCTTTTAGGGTAGCGTCAAATAGCGAGGAAATTTTTAGCGAGATAAGAGAGAAATTTGGCATAAATTTTCATATCATCAGTGGTAAAGTAGAAGCAAAGCTTACATTTTTGGGTGTTCAAAATGCTTTTAAAAAGCTTGGAATCAATGAAAATTTTAGCGTCATTGACATTGGTGGAGCAAGCTCAGAGATCGGCGAAGATGGAAATTTTATGAGCTTTAAATTTGGCATTATTACATTTTTTGAAAAATTTAAAACACTTGATTTAATGCAAGAAAATGCAAAATTTTATACAAAAGATGCAAGAGAATTTTTAAATAGCTTAAAAAATAAATTTATCGTACTGACTTCCGGTGTACCAACTACTATCGCAGCGCTACGACTTGGACTTAACTACGAGAACTATGATCCAAAAAAAGTAAGCGGATTTGAGCTTAAAAACGACGATCTTGCTTGGTTTGTAAATGAGCTCTTAAAGATGGACGATAAGAGCGCTGACGTGGTGGTTGGAAGAAGTAGAAAGTATCCGCTCATAGCTGGGACACTGCTCTTAAAAGAGCTACTAATAGGGCAAAAAGCGAAATTTATAGTGATAGATGATGGGCTTAGAGAGGGTGTTGGGGTGACCTATCTGCAAGGAAAATTTCAAGAAATTATCACAAATTTTTAG
- a CDS encoding inorganic phosphate transporter — protein sequence MLRDNLLAFVIFAICSVGFFVWGYQYIPTNNYFLFLIASMFGLFMAFNIGGNDVANSFGTSVGAKTLTLKQALIIAAIFELSGAIFAGSEVTNTIRNEIVKFPSDLNPMKFVIIMISALLSSGLWLFYASKKGLPVSTTHSIVGGIVGAGLAMGFMIKDPEPFSMVSWGEIGRIAVSWVISPLLGGVMSYIIFGYVKSKIIEPTHELKMNLKALKAERKAYKESFIKALKTKPAEEQIATLSKIAVIDEDEIETTEYSEYRSKIRIMKDGEKEIDTFKAMKKHIPIIAGFAAMVISSMMLFKGLEHINLAFSIIQTIWIIFVIGALAYLASLAIINVMSKNDSEKSINRIFSWFQIFTASSFAFSHGANDIANAVGPFAAVLDVLKTGSINESSPIPSIAMVTFGISLVVGLWFLGKEVITTIGSKLAEILPTTGFSAELASSIVILLATKLGIPVSSTHILIGAVLGIGIVNKNANWKMVRPIILAWLITLPAAAISSAIFYFALAKFLGV from the coding sequence TTGCTTCGAGATAACTTATTGGCATTTGTTATTTTCGCAATTTGTAGCGTTGGATTTTTCGTTTGGGGCTATCAATACATCCCGACAAATAACTACTTTTTATTCTTGATCGCCAGCATGTTTGGTCTTTTTATGGCCTTTAATATCGGTGGAAATGACGTTGCAAACAGCTTTGGCACAAGCGTTGGCGCTAAGACTCTTACGCTTAAGCAAGCTCTCATCATTGCAGCCATTTTTGAGCTTAGCGGTGCTATATTTGCAGGATCAGAGGTTACAAATACGATTAGAAACGAGATCGTGAAATTTCCAAGCGATCTAAATCCGATGAAATTTGTCATCATCATGATCTCAGCCCTTCTTAGCTCAGGCCTTTGGCTATTTTACGCATCCAAAAAAGGTCTACCAGTCTCGACCACCCACTCGATCGTTGGCGGCATCGTTGGTGCAGGACTTGCTATGGGCTTTATGATAAAAGATCCAGAACCATTTAGCATGGTCTCATGGGGTGAGATTGGCAGGATTGCCGTAAGTTGGGTTATCTCACCACTGCTTGGAGGTGTGATGTCTTACATTATATTTGGCTACGTAAAAAGTAAGATTATTGAGCCAACACATGAACTTAAAATGAATCTAAAAGCTCTAAAAGCTGAGCGAAAAGCTTATAAAGAAAGCTTTATAAAGGCACTAAAAACGAAGCCGGCTGAGGAGCAAATAGCTACTCTTTCAAAGATCGCAGTTATCGATGAGGACGAGATCGAAACCACTGAATACAGCGAGTACCGTTCAAAAATTCGCATTATGAAAGATGGTGAAAAAGAGATAGACACTTTTAAGGCAATGAAAAAACATATCCCAATCATCGCTGGATTTGCCGCAATGGTGATCTCATCGATGATGCTTTTTAAAGGGCTTGAGCATATAAATTTAGCCTTTAGCATCATCCAAACTATCTGGATTATCTTTGTTATCGGAGCTCTAGCATATCTTGCAAGCCTTGCTATCATAAACGTCATGAGTAAAAACGATAGCGAAAAGAGCATCAATAGAATTTTTTCATGGTTTCAAATTTTTACAGCTTCATCTTTTGCGTTTTCACACGGCGCAAACGACATCGCAAATGCAGTTGGACCATTTGCAGCTGTACTTGACGTGCTAAAAACTGGCTCTATAAACGAAAGCTCACCGATACCTAGCATCGCAATGGTAACCTTTGGTATCTCACTTGTCGTTGGACTTTGGTTTTTAGGTAAAGAGGTGATCACTACCATCGGCTCAAAACTAGCTGAAATTTTGCCTACAACTGGTTTTAGTGCCGAGCTTGCGTCAAGTATCGTCATACTTCTAGCCACAAAGCTTGGCATACCAGTTAGCTCAACTCATATCCTAATAGGCGCAGTTTTAGGCATCGGCATCGTAAATAAAAATGCAAACTGGAAAATGGTAAGACCAATCATTCTTGCTTGGCTCATCACGCTCCCAGCAGCTGCTATCTCATCAGCTATATTTTATTTTGCCCTTGCTAAATTTTTAGGCGTTTAG
- a CDS encoding ATP-dependent Clp protease ATP-binding subunit produces the protein MADITENLTAQMQETLEKGISLAIFSKNPQVVPLHIFWALLADSNSILNQVFNKMNVSKDAVELEVKSKISSLPSSSNVTKDNVSVSRELINSLENAKALMVSMGDSYIAVDTWIISALELSEIKQILSKFCDILEIKKNLESIRGGKKIDSQTGDDTLDSLEKFGIDLTQKALNKELDPVIGRDEEITRMMQILIRKSKNNPILLGEPGVGKTAIVEGLAQKIVARDVPTSLANKRVIALDMSAVVAGAKYRGEFEDRLKAVIDEVKKAGNIILFIDEIHTIVGAGASEGGMDAANILKPALARGELHAVGATTLKEYRKYFEKDAALQRRFQPIDVKEPSVNEALQILRGIKERLEVHHGITITDSALVAAARLSDRYIANRFLPDKAIDLIDEAAAELKMQIESEPYELSKIKREIVTLQVEKEALKMENADKNKERLGEIEKEIADLNEKKLALDTKFENEKAVFGGISKATKEIDSLKSQAEIAKRNGDLQKAAEIEYGKIADAKKHKHELEEKWESMKKEGVLLKNQVDEELVAEILSKWTGISVKKMLTSEKEKYLRIEEHLRESVVGQDDALHALARAVKRNKAGLNEGQRPIGSFLFLGPTGVGKTQSAKALAKFLFDDEKALIRFDMSEYMEKHSVSRLLGAPPGYVGYDEGGQLTEAVRRRPYSVILFDEVEKAHKDVFNILLGILDDGRATDNKGVTVDFKNTIIILTSNIASNFIMELKGEDRDVAVKNELKNYFKPEFLNRLDDTIIFNPLNEQGLISIVEIMFKELEKTLHNRGIKAILSEEAKKFIAKAGFDIVYGARPLRRALYELVEDKIADMILKDGLESGDEITIDSDGEKIIIKKK, from the coding sequence ATGGCTGATATAACAGAAAATTTAACAGCTCAGATGCAAGAAACTCTTGAAAAAGGTATTAGTTTAGCGATATTTTCTAAAAATCCGCAAGTTGTTCCGCTTCATATTTTTTGGGCTTTGCTTGCAGATAGCAATTCCATTTTAAACCAAGTGTTTAATAAAATGAATGTAAGTAAAGATGCTGTCGAGCTTGAAGTAAAAAGTAAAATTTCTTCACTTCCAAGTAGCTCAAATGTCACAAAAGATAACGTTTCGGTTTCAAGAGAGCTTATAAATTCGCTTGAAAACGCAAAAGCTTTGATGGTAAGTATGGGCGATAGCTACATAGCTGTTGATACATGGATCATCTCGGCTCTTGAGCTTAGTGAGATCAAACAAATTTTAAGCAAATTTTGCGACATCTTAGAGATTAAAAAGAACCTTGAAAGCATAAGAGGCGGTAAAAAGATAGATAGCCAAACTGGCGATGATACCCTTGATAGCTTAGAGAAATTTGGTATCGATCTAACGCAAAAAGCCCTAAATAAAGAGCTTGATCCAGTCATCGGCCGCGATGAAGAGATCACTAGGATGATGCAAATTTTAATAAGAAAGAGCAAAAACAACCCTATCTTGCTTGGTGAGCCAGGTGTTGGTAAAACTGCCATCGTTGAGGGGCTAGCTCAAAAGATAGTGGCTCGCGATGTGCCAACAAGTCTTGCAAACAAGCGTGTCATCGCGCTTGATATGAGCGCAGTTGTAGCTGGCGCAAAGTATAGGGGTGAGTTTGAAGACAGGCTAAAAGCTGTCATCGACGAGGTCAAAAAAGCTGGTAATATCATACTTTTTATAGATGAGATTCACACCATAGTAGGAGCTGGTGCGAGCGAGGGCGGAATGGACGCTGCAAATATCCTAAAACCAGCTCTTGCACGTGGCGAGCTTCACGCTGTTGGTGCGACGACATTAAAAGAGTATAGAAAGTACTTTGAAAAAGATGCGGCACTTCAAAGGCGCTTCCAGCCAATAGACGTCAAAGAGCCAAGCGTAAATGAGGCACTTCAAATTTTACGTGGCATAAAAGAGCGCCTTGAAGTTCATCACGGCATCACGATAACAGATAGTGCGCTAGTTGCCGCAGCAAGGTTAAGTGACCGCTACATCGCAAACCGCTTCTTGCCAGATAAGGCGATCGACCTTATAGATGAGGCAGCAGCTGAGCTTAAGATGCAAATAGAGAGCGAGCCATACGAGCTTTCAAAGATAAAACGCGAGATCGTAACACTTCAAGTAGAAAAAGAAGCTCTAAAGATGGAGAATGCTGATAAAAACAAAGAAAGACTTGGCGAGATCGAAAAAGAGATAGCTGACCTGAACGAGAAAAAGCTAGCGCTTGATACTAAATTTGAAAATGAAAAGGCAGTTTTCGGCGGAATTTCAAAAGCTACAAAAGAGATCGATAGCTTAAAATCACAAGCTGAGATAGCTAAAAGAAATGGCGATCTTCAAAAGGCTGCCGAGATAGAATACGGCAAGATAGCTGACGCTAAAAAGCACAAACACGAGCTTGAAGAAAAATGGGAGAGCATGAAAAAAGAGGGCGTGCTTCTTAAAAATCAAGTTGATGAAGAGCTTGTGGCTGAAATTTTGAGCAAATGGACTGGAATTTCAGTTAAAAAGATGCTAACAAGCGAAAAAGAGAAATATCTGCGCATTGAAGAGCATCTAAGAGAGAGTGTTGTCGGTCAAGATGACGCACTACACGCACTTGCACGTGCTGTTAAGAGAAACAAAGCAGGGCTAAATGAGGGTCAAAGGCCGATTGGTTCGTTTTTATTTCTTGGACCAACAGGCGTTGGTAAAACTCAGTCTGCTAAGGCTTTGGCCAAGTTTTTATTTGACGATGAGAAGGCACTTATCCGCTTTGATATGAGCGAATATATGGAAAAACACAGCGTGAGCAGGCTACTTGGTGCGCCTCCAGGATATGTAGGATACGATGAGGGTGGTCAGCTAACAGAGGCAGTTCGTAGAAGACCTTACTCAGTCATACTTTTTGACGAGGTTGAAAAGGCACATAAGGATGTGTTTAACATACTTTTGGGGATTTTAGATGATGGACGCGCTACTGATAACAAGGGTGTAACGGTTGATTTTAAAAATACTATCATCATTTTAACTTCAAACATCGCTTCAAATTTCATAATGGAGCTAAAGGGCGAAGATCGTGATGTGGCTGTTAAAAACGAGCTTAAAAACTACTTTAAACCTGAGTTTTTAAATAGGCTTGATGATACTATCATTTTTAATCCTCTAAATGAGCAAGGCCTAATCTCTATCGTTGAGATCATGTTTAAAGAGCTTGAAAAAACTCTTCATAACCGCGGTATCAAGGCAATTTTGAGCGAAGAGGCTAAGAAATTTATCGCAAAAGCTGGCTTTGACATAGTTTATGGTGCAAGGCCTCTTAGAAGAGCGCTTTATGAGCTAGTTGAAGATAAGATCGCTGATATGATCTTAAAAGATGGGCTTGAAAGTGGCGATGAGATCACCATTGATAGCGATGGCGAGAAGATCATCATTAAGAAAAAATAA
- a CDS encoding S41 family peptidase — protein sequence MTGALLISSVAVNALFAKTEDEASAKLEALSKLTKTISTVEKYYVDDIKFKEIIDKAIAGLMQNLDAHSSFLNEKAYKDMQVQTSGEFGGLGITVGMKDSALTVISPIEDTPADKAGIKAGDIILRIDGNSTIGTTIDEAVNKMRGKPKTPITITILRKGEQKPFDAKIIRDLIKVESVYAKMIENDNILYIRVTNFDKNVVTKVKDAIKEHPKANGIILDLRNNPGGLLNQAVDLVDLFVDNGIIVSQKGRDASENVEYKASASKTLSKLPLVVLVNGGSASASEIVSGSLQDHKRAVIIGENTFGKGSVQVILPIDDTEALRLTIARYYLPSGRTIQAVGVTPDVIVHPGKVPQSDDSAFSIKESELKAHLKSELNKINPTSEGNKTEAKDDKNIITQKKVDEDIQLKTAIDTIKILKIKQQ from the coding sequence ATAACAGGCGCCTTACTCATCTCAAGCGTAGCAGTAAATGCACTTTTTGCTAAAACTGAAGATGAGGCGAGTGCAAAACTTGAAGCACTTTCAAAACTTACAAAAACCATCTCAACTGTTGAAAAATACTACGTTGATGACATTAAATTTAAAGAGATAATTGACAAAGCCATCGCTGGTTTGATGCAAAATTTAGATGCTCACTCAAGCTTTTTAAATGAAAAAGCATATAAAGATATGCAGGTGCAAACAAGCGGCGAATTTGGCGGACTTGGCATAACAGTTGGCATGAAAGATAGCGCACTAACCGTTATCTCGCCTATCGAGGACACTCCAGCTGATAAAGCAGGCATAAAAGCAGGCGATATCATTTTAAGGATCGATGGCAACTCGACTATCGGCACAACGATAGATGAAGCCGTAAATAAGATGCGCGGCAAGCCAAAAACTCCAATAACTATCACAATTTTGCGAAAAGGCGAGCAAAAGCCATTTGACGCAAAGATCATAAGAGATCTTATAAAGGTTGAGTCTGTCTATGCAAAAATGATAGAAAACGATAACATCCTTTATATACGCGTCACAAATTTTGACAAAAACGTCGTTACAAAGGTAAAAGATGCTATCAAAGAGCATCCAAAAGCAAATGGCATCATACTTGATCTTAGAAACAACCCTGGTGGTCTTTTAAATCAAGCTGTCGATCTAGTGGATCTTTTCGTAGATAATGGCATCATAGTATCTCAAAAAGGTCGTGATGCATCTGAAAATGTAGAGTATAAAGCAAGTGCTAGCAAAACCTTATCAAAACTCCCACTTGTTGTCCTTGTAAATGGCGGAAGCGCAAGTGCTAGCGAGATAGTAAGTGGCTCACTGCAAGATCACAAGCGTGCGGTGATAATTGGCGAAAACACATTTGGTAAAGGCAGCGTTCAGGTAATCTTGCCAATAGACGACACTGAAGCGCTAAGACTAACCATTGCAAGATACTACTTGCCAAGTGGCAGAACTATCCAAGCAGTTGGCGTAACGCCTGATGTAATAGTACATCCAGGCAAAGTGCCACAAAGCGATGATAGTGCATTTAGCATCAAAGAGAGCGAACTAAAAGCACACCTAAAGAGCGAACTAAACAAGATAAATCCAACAAGTGAAGGCAATAAAACTGAAGCAAAAGATGATAAAAACATAATCACACAGAAAAAAGTCGATGAGGATATTCAGTTAAAAACAGCGATTGATACGATCAAAATTTTAAAGATAAAACAACAATAA
- the purC gene encoding phosphoribosylaminoimidazolesuccinocarboxamide synthase has protein sequence MQKRELIYEGKGKKMYATDDPNLLVAEFKDDLTAFDAQKRGNEAGKGALNNKISTQLFKLLESKGIVTDLVETISDTEQVVKKCEIIPLEVVVRNIATGSLSKRLGIKEGTVLPFTLVEFYYKNDDLHDPLVTDEHCIIMGLVKSEKDLQTLRHTAREINSILFKFFAERNLKLVDFKVEFGIDKDGNIILADEISPDSCRFWDATTNEKLDKDRFRQDLGSVKVAYEEVLRRILS, from the coding sequence ATGCAAAAAAGAGAGCTTATCTATGAGGGAAAAGGCAAGAAAATGTACGCCACAGATGATCCAAATCTACTTGTGGCTGAATTTAAAGACGATCTAACAGCATTTGACGCTCAAAAAAGAGGCAACGAAGCTGGCAAAGGCGCACTAAATAACAAAATCTCTACTCAGCTTTTTAAACTGCTAGAGAGCAAAGGTATCGTGACTGACCTAGTTGAGACAATAAGCGACACTGAGCAAGTGGTGAAAAAATGCGAGATTATACCTCTTGAAGTTGTTGTGAGAAATATTGCAACTGGCTCACTTAGCAAAAGGCTTGGCATAAAAGAAGGCACAGTTCTACCTTTTACACTTGTTGAGTTCTACTACAAAAATGACGATTTGCACGATCCACTAGTTACTGACGAGCACTGCATCATCATGGGTCTAGTAAAGAGCGAAAAAGATCTTCAAACTCTAAGACACACAGCAAGAGAGATCAACTCTATCTTATTTAAATTCTTTGCAGAGAGAAATTTAAAACTAGTTGATTTCAAAGTCGAATTTGGTATAGACAAAGATGGCAACATCATCTTAGCTGACGAGATAAGCCCTGATAGCTGCAGATTTTGGGATGCTACAACAAACGAAAAACTTGACAAAGATAGATTTAGACAAGACCTTGGTAGCGTAAAAGTAGCTTACGAAGAAGTTTTAAGAAGAATTCTTTCTTAA
- the purS gene encoding phosphoribosylformylglycinamidine synthase subunit PurS has protein sequence MKAVVNIALRSGVLDPAGKAVEHALNSLGFSGVSNVRIGKQIVLDIDESDKNKAKEQLKVMCEELLANTVIEDYEIVL, from the coding sequence ATGAAAGCTGTCGTAAATATAGCATTAAGAAGTGGGGTCTTAGACCCTGCTGGTAAGGCAGTGGAGCACGCGCTAAATTCGCTTGGATTTAGCGGTGTTTCAAATGTCAGGATAGGCAAACAAATCGTTTTAGACATCGACGAGAGCGATAAAAACAAAGCAAAAGAGCAGCTAAAAGTGATGTGTGAAGAGCTTCTAGCAAACACTGTCATCGAAGACTACGAGATCGTGCTATGA
- the purQ gene encoding phosphoribosylformylglycinamidine synthase I yields the protein MKVAIILFPGTNCEEDTAHAFKLLGCQTQIIWHKEDKIEADLVVLPGGFSYGDYLRTAAIAKFSPAMQAVKEHAKKGGYILGICNGFQMLLELGLLKGAMRRNKNLNFVSKYHHLKVISNSNKFLANLAKNEVVNIPIAHGEGNYYTDENTLKSLYDNDQVLLKYCDAKGNEINPNGSVDSIAGICDESKKIFGLMPHPERACEKILGTDDGMKMLKGLVW from the coding sequence ATGAAAGTAGCGATCATACTTTTTCCTGGCACAAACTGCGAAGAAGACACAGCTCACGCTTTTAAACTACTTGGCTGCCAAACGCAGATCATCTGGCACAAAGAAGATAAGATCGAAGCTGATCTAGTCGTTTTGCCTGGTGGTTTTAGCTACGGCGATTACCTAAGAACGGCTGCGATAGCTAAATTTAGCCCAGCGATGCAAGCTGTAAAAGAGCATGCGAAAAAAGGCGGCTACATCCTAGGAATTTGCAATGGCTTTCAGATGCTTCTTGAGCTTGGACTTTTAAAAGGTGCAATGAGAAGAAATAAAAATTTAAATTTCGTCTCAAAATATCACCATCTAAAAGTGATCTCAAATAGCAATAAATTCCTAGCAAATTTAGCCAAAAACGAAGTAGTAAATATCCCTATCGCTCATGGCGAGGGCAACTATTATACTGATGAAAACACTCTAAAAAGCCTTTACGACAACGATCAAGTACTACTAAAATACTGTGATGCTAAAGGTAACGAAATAAATCCAAATGGCTCAGTCGATAGCATAGCTGGAATTTGTGATGAGAGCAAAAAGATTTTTGGTCTTATGCCTCATCCTGAGCGTGCTTGTGAGAAAATTTTAGGTACAGATGATGGTATGAAGATGCTAAAAGGTCTAGTTTGGTAA
- a CDS encoding SH3 domain-containing protein, with protein sequence MVKHFLFISLLVLNLFAVNTDEVSVFDMMDEAREDKFVNSPTSNPKTQKPPKEQDFSRKFVSPQPERITPEQMRNIVPTNEPDISVPDNQVYDKIKVKELLLKATNVPKNVVIGEIFSIEIVADTQNDFEFEFETQLDETNIKWLNKKNFQWVKSEDNKYVGTFYLEATSIDAKTLKVSLTLKRNGENYQSSSINIFLPKLKELRSDENYNHIVADNLEVKKFKTTKFDDINNIMVVEIYGNNVDLSAFNIENKTILKQGVDTINGDFNSQSAYYFAVFKPNKKSLDFNYYNLKKAKFESFSLPVSVEDDDVSTQIGLNPKQSEFSTYKDVTIYSCAVIFILLAIWRRRLSYFFVATIFIALGIYTYNPFGKAVLKPDISVSILPTKNSTIFYTSRKNENVEILDTKGDYSKILFADGKIGWVKKDNLVKN encoded by the coding sequence TTGGTAAAACATTTTCTTTTTATCTCCCTACTCGTACTAAATTTATTTGCTGTAAATACCGACGAGGTAAGCGTTTTTGACATGATGGACGAAGCTAGGGAGGATAAATTTGTAAATAGCCCTACTTCAAATCCAAAAACTCAAAAACCGCCAAAAGAACAAGATTTTTCAAGAAAATTTGTGTCACCACAGCCAGAACGTATCACTCCAGAGCAGATGCGAAACATTGTGCCAACAAACGAGCCAGACATTAGCGTTCCAGACAATCAAGTATATGACAAGATCAAAGTAAAAGAGCTTCTTTTAAAAGCCACAAATGTGCCAAAAAATGTTGTTATAGGAGAAATTTTTAGTATTGAGATAGTGGCTGATACGCAAAATGACTTTGAGTTTGAGTTTGAGACACAGCTTGATGAAACAAATATCAAATGGCTAAATAAGAAAAATTTTCAATGGGTAAAAAGTGAAGACAACAAATATGTAGGTACTTTTTATCTTGAGGCAACAAGCATTGACGCAAAGACTTTAAAAGTTAGCTTAACCCTAAAAAGAAATGGCGAAAACTATCAGAGCTCAAGCATAAATATCTTTTTGCCGAAGTTAAAAGAGCTTAGAAGTGATGAGAACTACAACCATATCGTGGCTGATAATCTTGAAGTTAAGAAATTTAAGACAACAAAATTTGATGATATAAACAATATCATGGTTGTAGAAATTTATGGCAACAATGTCGATCTAAGCGCCTTTAATATTGAAAATAAAACGATATTAAAGCAAGGCGTAGATACTATAAATGGCGACTTTAACTCACAAAGTGCATATTATTTTGCAGTATTTAAGCCAAACAAAAAATCGCTTGACTTTAATTATTACAACCTAAAAAAGGCTAAATTTGAAAGCTTTTCTTTACCAGTTAGTGTCGAAGATGACGATGTCAGCACACAAATCGGACTAAACCCAAAACAAAGCGAGTTTAGCACCTATAAAGATGTCACGATCTACTCTTGTGCGGTAATTTTTATATTATTAGCTATTTGGCGCAGAAGGCTTAGCTACTTTTTCGTAGCAACCATTTTTATAGCACTTGGAATTTATACCTACAACCCTTTTGGTAAGGCTGTTCTAAAACCAGATATTAGCGTTTCGATCTTGCCTACAAAAAACTCAACCATCTTTTACACATCCCGTAAAAATGAAAATGTAGAAATTTTAGACACTAAAGGTGACTACTCTAAAATTTTATTTGCTGATGGTAAGATTGGCTGGGTAAAAAAGGATAATCTTGTCAAAAATTAG
- a CDS encoding lysophospholipid acyltransferase family protein, whose amino-acid sequence MILSKIRALFFAIEFVISVILVVFFMWLFNDKNRDIRKFWGRSQRFFGGYKLEVIGDFSDEANILLINHQSMLDIIVLEEVHPKNLCWIAKVQIGKIPIIGKILSLPKMIAVERENKHSLIKLLSEAKDRVENGRVLAIFPEGTRSQTNKLLPFKGGAKLLVEKLNLKVQPIVIVGSDAMKVKEFSFKKADIKLFCLDLVDTSKENWLETTRESMQKVLDENRK is encoded by the coding sequence ATAATCTTGTCAAAAATTAGAGCTTTATTTTTTGCTATTGAGTTTGTTATCAGCGTTATTCTAGTCGTCTTTTTTATGTGGCTATTTAATGATAAAAATAGAGACATAAGAAAATTTTGGGGAAGGTCGCAAAGATTTTTTGGTGGATATAAACTTGAAGTGATAGGCGATTTTAGTGATGAGGCAAATATCTTGCTCATAAACCACCAAAGTATGCTTGATATTATTGTCCTTGAAGAGGTTCATCCAAAAAATCTTTGCTGGATAGCAAAGGTACAAATTGGCAAGATTCCTATAATTGGTAAAATTTTAAGCTTACCAAAAATGATAGCGGTTGAGCGTGAAAATAAACATTCACTAATAAAGCTTTTAAGTGAAGCAAAAGATAGGGTTGAAAATGGTCGCGTTTTAGCCATATTTCCCGAAGGAACTAGATCTCAAACCAATAAGCTTTTGCCTTTTAAGGGTGGTGCAAAATTATTAGTTGAAAAACTAAATTTAAAAGTCCAGCCTATCGTTATCGTAGGAAGCGATGCGATGAAAGTAAAAGAATTTAGCTTTAAAAAAGCAGATATCAAGCTCTTTTGCCTTGATCTAGTCGATACTTCAAAAGAAAACTGGTTAGAGACAACTAGAGAGAGTATGCAAAAAGTCCTAGACGAAAATAGAAAATAA